The DNA window GCTTGGTTGCTTTGCACGCTTGATCGAATTTGTGAGTACATCTAAAGTAGTTcctgcataacatataacatagCCACATGGTCTACTCCTTTCTTGAAATTATTACCATTTTAATTACTGAAATTTGTCACAATTTCACAAGGTAAAtcgtatatatgtatgtacctTGGATGCTTGGCATTGCGGatatttttttgtccatattttCGCCATGCATGACCGTCATCAATCAAAGCAGGAGTGTCTTTAGTCCAAGAGTGTGCAGTGTTTCTGTAAGGAATCAACAAGTTGCAACTCTTGTTAGAACTTTTAAATCATTAAATTAGGCAGAATTCCCatctattttttataaaattacgGTTAACGTTAACTGGTAATGCTAGCATTATGCTTCCACGGTAAGAAAGATAGGAATGCATATTTAGATCATTAAATATAACGAAACTAATAGAAGCATCCAAGTTTTGGCCAAAATATGGCATAACTGGTATGCTAGTCTTTCATTCCTTTGTCTCAATAATTTCTATGCattattgaataaaataaaaacaattatacTCATTCACAGGAATCTAACAGTTGTTGTAAAATGTATGGTTAACATTATGTGGATGTTTAGATCATTAGACAAGGAGCAATCGAagcatccaatttttttcagaATATGGCATAAACATGAACATACGACAGCACTCTTTTGTCTCAATAGAAATTTCTATTCattattgaataaaaaaataacaattatactCATCCACATGAATCTAACAGTTGttataagtaaattaattttaattatagtTGTTCACACATCCACATAAATCTAACAGCTATTGTAAGCAAATTAATTACAGTTATTCATCACTGGTGGATCATTATTTAATTGTCAAAGTAAAATATTATTTAGTGTTAGGTTTATTAAACAAATGTTTGAGATTGAACAATCAATTAATCATACATGGAAAGAGCACTTAATtggagaaaaaaattatttggaaCAACATGTTAATGCAGATGTTGATGAATATTACCTAGGTAGTAATTAATTAGAGAAATATAACTAATTACCTTCCCTTGTAATAACTTCTTCGATCCTTGAAGGTTGAAGTGCTCTTACAATTGATCTTGATCTCCTCCTCAGGATAATCTTCAGACTTAATAGCAGCTACATGATCATGATTAGCACCCCAAGATGATGAATCTGCACCACCACCAGCATCACTACCACCTTCACTAGCACCACTACCACCATCACTACCACCACTACCACTGACACCACTGCTATTTCCTTGAATCTGATCAGAAACAAACTCTTGATCAGTCTCCTTCCCATTCATAATCAAAGGGGTATTCACAACTGACCCCAAAATCTCATTAATAATACCTTCATCCGATCCCCCATCATCACCATTAACAAGTGACCTGTTATCAAAAGCCGTACTAAGTTGACTTGCCAGTTCACGCCCTTAGATCAACTCCTCCATCACCTTCTCCTTATTTGAGAGCACGCTTTCCGACCACGACCACTGCATTAATCCTAATCTCCTGATTAACAACTAACATATATAgcgattaaaaaattaattaatctcTCTGTAGAGGGTTTGTGGTTTTCTTAGCTGTAGCCAAATTAAGTGATATGGGAGGGgtaaatagccaaaatagtccttgagatttgcataactcatcactttggtccctaacatttcaaatcaattaaagtggtccctgagattgtccaccatccatcattttggtcattccgttaaaaactccgttatgtgtcccggagctcttggtcggaagtttaggcaattttcagagctttgtaactcaatcgtttcttaaccaaattcgacccataatatatcaaaatgaagataggaaagtgtagaataagattatacatatttggaaacccaatggttgccagagatggccTGAAAATAgcagaaaactggaaaactcgccgaaaactggataaactttaaacgttcataacttcttcaatactcaacgaaatcaagtgattcaaaaacaaaatcatacttctcgataagacgaagagaatggtacctttttcggTTGCTAAATCGTCATGGTTTGGCCTGAAATTGATGcaactttcgagccatttttcgACCAAACCATGACGATTTAGCAAccgaaaaaggtaccattctcttcgtcttatcgagaagtatgattttgtttttgaatcacttgattttgttgagtattgaagaagttatgaacgtttaaagtttacccagtttccgacgagttttccagttttccctcggattagtcaactttgaggctattttcaaggccatctctggcaaccattgggcttccaaataggtataatcttattctacactttcctatcttcattttgatatattaggggtcgaatttggttaagaaacgattgagttacaaaactttgaaaattacccaaacTTTCGGCTAAgagctctgggacacttaacagaatttttaacggaatgaccaaaatgatggatggtggacaatctcggggaccactttgattgatttgaaatgttagggccAAAGTGATgaattatgcaaatctcagtgaccattttggctatttagtcGATATGGGAGGTAACCTTTTACATCCGTCAAAAGAAGGTCCTCTGAAATCGTAATTAATCGTAAGCggatgtatgacattgcaattaATCGTAAGTTGATATGGTCAATTGAATATAAATGTTAAAtctttcttcattttcatggatggagaaattttttagtgtgccACGAACGCAACCCGGTACACCAAGTGTCAtgccaaatgagatgtcaaatccTAAAACAGGAGCAAGCTCCAACTAATATGTCAATCCTATGTGGATTGACATATGAGAtttcatatgtcaaatttgacatatgagaaaatgtgatgtcaaataattttaaattattttattgtgtggATCCCATGAATGCACCAATTACAGatcttgaaaatttattttaatttattttctttttaaaatgagccctataaatatcatttataacaaaaaaacatatcggttggaaaaaaagaaaatctaacaTTGCCACTTCATCtatcaaattaaaatttgacattTATCTTTTGACATCTTATTTGGATATGCTCTAAAATTATtagaaaattttgtttttaagtttccaactaattgtattattacatttAGTGTATTAGGTCATACGCCCAACAAACTGAAATATCTCTCCAGTAAAtgtgtcaaatatttattttattaatatattggtCCAATGGTTACAATAATTAttcaaaaataatcaaaattgtcGATAGGACCTgtgcattaaaaaaattaaattaaaaacatttaactcCATCTTTATTTACTGTGGAAAAAAATAAGTACAAAGTAAATAGTAAAATAACTTATCTATCACTTTGTATATAACATCTCTCTTGAAGAATATCttgatatatttttagttttagcgCGTATTTGACATTTCCTTTAGAAGTCTCATGGTGAGGAAAGGAAAAGTGACGGTCCAAGAGTCACAATCCAAAACCACGCACGCGTTTTAAGTCTATATTCGGTGTGATTGTTCCACGCGCGGTTGTTGTTTACTTGTTGCTATCTTACGACATGTTTACGGCGTCATTGCATGAGGTAAGCTAGTGTCGTCAGCCACATGTTcctattttttataatattagtaAACCAACAATATAAAAATCACTAGTTGTTGGGCCATCTATATTATCATATTTCTTAGGCTTATCTTTAAGGAATTAGACTTTCAACTTGTTTTAGATTTTTAGCCTTATCGATTACAACAGGAATTGCATAGATATATTTGTTCACATTTCACCTCAAATCATCAGGTATACGTGTTAATAGAAATTGAAGGGTTCGTTAATTAACATTTCACAAAACAATTTTCAACAGCTATTTTGTAAAATGAAGACAACATATAAGACTTTATGAAATGAGAATGAGTCTAATAGTTTAATTCGATAGCgatttttagaaagaaaaacacTAAAAACGTGTCTAATATGAATAtctaaaatgttaaaaaaaaaaacttataaatttATGTTAGGTAGCTAGTAATAATTGTGTAAAATTTTAAGATGGTGAATAATGTAGTGGTAGAGATAGTAATTGTTGTGAACTTGTGAGAGTGGTATTGATAGCAATGATGGCTGAGGTGGTGGTAGTAGTGGTGACAATAGAAGTGTCAGTTGTGGTGGGATAAGTGGTGACCATAGTCGAGTACGGGGCAATGGTGGAGGCTGTGGTGGTAGTGCTGATAGTGGAGACGATGGTAGCAGAGCTTGGTTGTGTCAATAATGGTTGTAAGGGATGATTTCAAAACTGGTGGTTAGGAGGTGGTGGGGATGATAGTGGCGAAAATAGTAGAGGTGGTGGTGGCCATGGTGGAGGTGATGGTGGTGGACATTGTGAAATTGCTGATGGTGATGATTGTGGTGGCTATGGTGGCAGTAGTGGTGGTTCAGTGGGATGGTGGAAGTGGTGGTGGCCATAGTGGATGTGTGATAGAGGTGGaggatgtggtggtggtggtggtggcataaaagaattttttttttcttaaataaatGCGGTGCATTTTCTATTAATATAGACTATTCTTGAAAAACATAGGAAATATTAATTTGATGTTTTACAGAACTTAAGCTAAATAttgttttttacattttttattttttttgagtttatttttacatagcAATGTAACAAAGAAGCATGTATTTCTTCTAGAGGATCTTCTAATTGTCTCCGAGAAACTAGAAAGAGATTATTTAACAATAAGAATTCAGTTTAGATATAGGATACCAATCCAAAAATCAACCCGTTTTTGGTATCTTCAAAATGAAAAACTGTTTTGGAAAACGTTAAAGAACACACACTAATTGAAACAACTAAATTAGAGAGGGTTCTTGTTGTAAGATCATCATAATTGTAAAACTATACAAGGAAAATTCTAAAACAATAGGGTTCTTGTTGGTTTATAATTTTGTGCATTTCGTTTCTATTCACAGATCGTATCGAATTTTATCAGAGCTCTACTTATCGGAGAATTGATTTGATTATTTTGTGCATTAAGTTTCCATTAAGTTTGAGCATTAAGTTTCCATTAATCACTTAACAAGAAGAAATAGGAAAGAttgcttcttgttttctttttgttcttccaataatttACTGTGTTTACACAATTTTATACACCGAGAAAGCAATAAGTTTCTTCAAAGAAACCGAACATACACCCGATTCTCTTAAATTCAATTTACTACAAGGAGTACGCTAGCTACGTActaatcatcaaaactcaaaattcaaaatccacATTGCAAAACTTCATTATATTTATCAAAGTAAGACTCGGCAATCATCCCCCAAAACATATTGTCATGATCATACTGATCAATGCTTGATGAAAACCCGCTCATGGGCCCAGAGGACTCGAACGCCGTCAGATCACGCGACACAAGATGATCGCACGGTGATGAATGGTTGTGGTCGCTTGTCACCATATGATCAGTTGTTGGCATATCTTCTTTGACGAACACTTCTTCTTTAACCGATGATGAAGCGAAGGATGCGAAAAATGGGTGCTCTTGTTTGTTTGTCATACAATTGACGTTTTCAAAACTAATGAACTGTGAAGAATCTCTAGGACTTGTACAATCCAAGAGCAGTTTAGAAGTTTTGAGGTGGTCTCTGCACTTGTGGGTGCCATAATATATGGTTCGAAACACTGGTGAATGATCTTGAACTTGTTGCACGTGTTTGGTTGCTTTGCACGCTTGATCGTATTTGTGTGTGCATCTAAAGTAGTtcctgcatatatatatatatatatatatatatatatatatatatatatatatatatatatatagcataaTGTGGTTAACTTCATTTCTTGAAATTATTACCattttaattattgaaaatTGTTATAATTTTACAAGGTAAATCGTATACATGTATCTACCTTGGATGCTTGGCATTGTGGATAATTTTTTGTCCATACTTTCTCCATGCATGACCGTCGGCAATCAACGCAGGAGTATCTCTAGTCCAAGAGTGTGAAGTCTTTCTGAAATGAATAAACAAGTTGAAACTCTTTGTTATTAAAACTTttaaatcattaggcaaaattcccATCTATTTTCTATGAAGGATAAGGAACAAATGAAGCATTCGAATTTTGTCAGAGGATGGCATAACATGAACATATGAGTGCAAGTGGTAGTCTTCACTCTTTTGTCATTCCAGAAATTATATGCattattgaataaaaaataattatattcatCCACAGGAATCTAACAGCTGTTGTCTGAGTAtattatttataattatttgttcaaacatataaataaatctAACAACTTTTATGAGCAAATTAATTAACAAGTTGCAACCCTTTGTTATTAAAACTTTTAAATCATTAAATCACACAAAATTCCCATCTATTTTGTATGAAATGTACGGTTAACGTTAAGTGGTAATGCTGCCATGGTAAGAAGGATAGTAATGGATATTTAGATAATTAAATATAAGGAACAACCGGATATTTAGATAATTAAatataggtttttttattaacaccccacaaattatTGAATACACCCCACTCAATATTTAATGTTAAATAACTTGTATAAAATGACTATTTAAgccctaaaaatttaaaaaagaaagaaagaaagaaagaacaattATTTTCTTCCTGCACCCCAAATCATTTAAAAAgattttgactttttttttgtcCGTTCTTTCCCTTGTTGCTCATTCTCTGTTTAGTTattcttaatttaatttgtattaTGTAGTTTCTTGATCGGCTATAGTGCATTTTTCATGAATTAAAGACTACAACTGATATGGGTATTGATGAACTGCTCGATCCGAAGCGATTTTTCACAGTACTGGAAAAGAAGAAGCAATAAGTAAAGAATACAGTAGTCAAAACTGATATTTGTAGGTTGCAAAtgttcatttccctttcctcttTTTCACAAAGTTTTATTTAGAGGTTGCAAATGTGCTAAGACAAAgactttaatttttattttattttttgggtacaAGATGAGGACTTGAGGTGGATTTTGGTGTGgggtatgtggggtgtatggaatgtgtggggtgtgagggtagaTTTGGTTAGTAAGTGAGGtctattaagataatttttagtttaaaaaataagtgtgggATTTATTAAGTATGTGTggtgtattcaacaatatgtgggGTGTGAATATAATAAGCCTTAAATATAAGGAACAACAATAGCATTCAAATTTTGTCCGAATATTGCATAAAATGAACATATGAAAGCAAGTGGTAGTCTTCACTCTTTTACTCTACAGAAATCATATGCATtattaggaaaaaaataaatatatatttatatattcatcCACATGAATCTAAAAGCGGTTGTGTGAGTAAACTAATTACAATCATGGTTGTTCACACATCTACATAATCTAATAACTATTACGAGcaaattaattaactagttgCAACTTTTTGTCATTAAAACTTTTAAATCattaaaccaaacaaaattctcatttttttaatgaaatgtaCGGTCAATGTTATGCAGTAATGCTGCCATGGTAATAAGGATAGGAATGGATATCTAGATGGATAGTCTTT is part of the Malus domestica chromosome 12, GDT2T_hap1 genome and encodes:
- the LOC103430452 gene encoding probable WRKY transcription factor 70, which translates into the protein MEWSWPETVLSNRERVMEELIQGRELASQLSKAFDNRSLVNGDDWGSAEGIVNKILGSFVSTLLIINGKESVQEFVQEFVSDQIQGNSSGVSGDGSGGGSGVGGGGSGVGSGVGDGGSDGGGGAYSSSADANHDHAAAMKSEDCTEEEISCKSTLTFKDGRGSYKRRKTSHSWTRDTPALIADGHAWRKYGQKIIHNAKHPRNYFRCTHKYDQACKATKHVQQVQDHSPVFRTIYYGTHKCRDHLKTSKLLLDCTSPRDSSQFISFENVNCMTNKQEHPFFASFASSSVKEEVFVKEDMPTTDHMVTSDHNHSSPCDHLVSRDLTAFESSGPMSGFSSSIDQYDHDNMFWGMIAESYFDKYNEVLQCGF